A window from Seriola aureovittata isolate HTS-2021-v1 ecotype China chromosome 14, ASM2101889v1, whole genome shotgun sequence encodes these proteins:
- the chst3a gene encoding carbohydrate sulfotransferase 3a, with amino-acid sequence MKTKYAIFFICIVALVIIEKESNILSRVSDKLIQRQTPQQTPTTPLNYSNTTQNGSLTVLKMLLSKLTSAKGNFSNFSEEQAEDELDDLGTYSYSNGRKHILLLATTRTGSSFVGEFFNQHGENMFYLFEPLWHVERMLTMAAEANNGTVLAGIYRDVLQGLFLCDFSPLEKFISPPPLDHVTPALFRRESSLSLCEEPVCTPVIKDVFERYHCKTRRCGPLNLTLASESCLSKQHHAIKTVRVRQLDTLRPLVDDPRLDVRVIQLVRDPRAILASRMVAFSSKYQTWKAWAQDGQVPEDDEEVKRLKGNCDQIRMSAEVGLSRPRWLRNRYMLVRYEDIARYPMQKAEEMYRFTGIPFSPQARKWILRNTQTTQEASGIYSTQKNSSEQAEKWRFSIPFTLAQVVQRVCGPTMKLFGYRFVNDEKTLMNKSMSLLEERLFH; translated from the exons ATGAAGACCAAATATGCAATCTTCTTCATCTGTATCGTTGCCCTGGTCATCATCGAGAAGGAAAGCAATATCCTGTCAAG GGTCTCTGATAAGCTGATCCAGAGGCAGACTCCTCAGCAGACCCCAACGACTCCACTGAattacagcaacacaacacaaaatggcTCCTTGACGGTGCTCAAAATGCTGCTTTCTAAACTCACCAGTGCCAAAGGGAATTTCTCAAATTTCTCTGAGGAACAGGCGGAGGATGAACTGGATGACCTGGGCACGTACAGCTACAGCAATGGACGTAAGCACATATTACTCTTGGCCACCACACGAACAGGTTCCTCATTTGTGGGGGAGTTTTTCAACCAGCACGGGGAGAATATGTTCTACCTGTTTGAGCCCTTGTGGCATGTGGAGCGCATGCTGACCATGGCCGCAGAGGCAAACAATGGGACAGTGTTGGCAGGAATCTACCGGGATGTACTCCAGGGGCTCTTCTTGTGCGATTTCTCTCCTCTTGAGAAGTTCATCTCTCCCCCGCCTCTGGACCACGTCACCCCGGCTCTTTTTCGAAGAGAGTCTAGTTTATCGCTCTGCGAAGAACCTGTCTGCACTCCTGTGATCAAAGATGTTTTTGAGAG GTATCACTGTAAGACTCGTCGCTGTGGGCCACTGAACTTGACCCTTGCATCTGAATCCTGCCTTTCCAAGCAACACCATGCCATTAAGACTGTCCGTGTGCGCCAGCTGGACACATTGCGGCCTTTGGTGGACGACCCTCGCTTGGATGTGAGAGTGATCCAGCTTGTCCGAGATCCACGGGCCATCTTAGCATCCCGCATGGTGGCTTTCTCCTCCAAGTACCAGACGTGGAAGGCCTGGGCGCAGGACGGCCAGGTGCCTGAAGATGACGAGGAGGTGAAGAGGCTCAAAGGAAACTGTGACCAAATTAGGATGTCTGCAGAGGTGGGACTGAGCCGACCTCGCTGGCTGAGGAACCGCTATATGTTAGTTCGTTATGAGGATATTGCCCGCTACCCTATGCAGAAGGCAGAGGAAATGTACAGGTTCACAGGGATACCATTTAGTCCCCAAGCTAGGAAGTGGATTCTGAGGAACACCCAGACCACACAGGAAGCTAGCGGGATTTACTCCACCCAGAAGAACTCATCAGAGCAGGCAGAGAAGTGGAGGTTTAGCATTCCCTTTACACTTGCTCAGGTAGTGCAGAGAGTGTGTGGACCCACCATGAAGCTGTTTGGGTACAGGTTTGTGAATGACGAAAAGACACTGATGAATAAGTCCATGAGTTTGCTTGAGGAAAGATTGTTTCACTAG